The following proteins are encoded in a genomic region of Aquella oligotrophica:
- the tdh gene encoding L-threonine 3-dehydrogenase, whose translation MTTTMKALIKERPEPGIWMGEVEKPTIREDEVLIKIKKTAICGTDLHIYKWDAWAQATIPTPMHVGHEFVGEIVEIGKNVRQRNLQIGDRVSGEGHIVCGTCRNCRAGHFHLCPNTIGVGVNRPGCFGEYLAIPAFNVFKLPDYVSDDIASMLDPFGNAAHTALSFDLIGEDVLITGAGPIGCMAVAICKKVGAKNVVITDVNDYRLELAKKMGADAAVNVSDCKNAEQIDAKLRGVMRDLNMEEGFDVGLEMSGIEDAIHSMIDLMINGGKIAMLGISSKPVALDWNKVVFKSLYLKGVYGREMFETWYKMVSLVKSGLDVTPVITHVMPIQEYSKGFELMKSGNCGKVILDWTTL comes from the coding sequence ATGACAACAACAATGAAAGCACTGATTAAAGAGCGTCCAGAGCCGGGTATTTGGATGGGAGAGGTTGAGAAACCTACCATTCGTGAAGATGAGGTTTTGATTAAGATTAAAAAAACTGCTATTTGTGGTACTGATTTACATATTTATAAATGGGATGCTTGGGCTCAGGCAACTATTCCGACTCCAATGCATGTTGGACATGAGTTTGTTGGTGAGATCGTCGAAATTGGTAAGAATGTTCGTCAAAGAAATCTTCAAATCGGTGATCGGGTATCCGGTGAGGGGCATATTGTTTGCGGAACTTGTCGTAACTGTCGTGCTGGACATTTCCATCTTTGCCCAAATACTATTGGTGTAGGTGTAAATCGTCCCGGTTGTTTTGGTGAGTATCTTGCTATTCCTGCATTTAATGTATTTAAATTGCCAGATTATGTTTCTGATGATATCGCAAGTATGCTTGACCCATTTGGTAATGCGGCCCATACAGCGCTTTCTTTTGATCTGATTGGTGAAGATGTCTTAATTACCGGTGCAGGTCCGATTGGTTGTATGGCGGTCGCAATTTGTAAAAAAGTTGGTGCTAAAAACGTAGTGATTACCGATGTTAACGACTACCGTCTTGAATTAGCTAAAAAAATGGGAGCAGATGCTGCGGTTAATGTTAGCGATTGTAAAAATGCAGAACAGATTGATGCTAAACTGCGTGGTGTAATGCGAGATCTTAATATGGAAGAAGGTTTTGATGTCGGTCTTGAAATGTCTGGGATTGAAGATGCCATTCACTCAATGATTGATTTAATGATTAATGGCGGTAAAATTGCCATGCTTGGGATCTCTTCCAAGCCAGTAGCACTTGACTGGAATAAGGTTGTATTCAAAAGCCTATACTTGAAAGGTGTTTATGGACGTGAAATGTTTGAAACCTGGTATAAAATGGTCTCACTAGTTAAGTCAGGACTTGATGTAACTCCAGTAATTACTCACGTAATGCCGATTCAGGAGTACTCTAAAGGCTTTGAATTAATGAAATCTGGGAATTGTGGAAAAGTTATCCTTGATTGGACTACTCTGTAA